The following DNA comes from Nicotiana sylvestris chromosome 10, ASM39365v2, whole genome shotgun sequence.
AGGTGTCACTGCTGTAccaaaagaaagaattaaaacaTCACATGCCGCATataaaagaagagagaggatAGTCAAAACGGTATTGAGACGTTTGTACTTCAAATTATTTAATGCACTAAAATAATATAGTGAATGGGACTCCTTATTCCCCTTtcatcttctttttattttattttttttaattctcaccATTCCCTAAAAGCTAATTTATGTGGCATGAGAGGTGTTTGAATCAATACGGAGTTTTTGAGCTTTGTGGATTTAACATATCATAGTATTTGTATAGCTATAAAAAATTTTGTTTAAACATGCTATAATATATTTGGGACAATAAATTTCTTATTAAGGATAAATTCAAAGTATAGAGTAAATTACTTTAGTTTAAAGTTAGAAcagattataaaaagtatatcaCATACCTAGAGGGAAGACAATAATATTAACTGTCCTTTTCAAGGTCACTCTGATGTTCCATTACACAGCCAGACATCTTTGTAATTTTGACACTTGTTTCACGTCTTTGTCGTATGTGACATTTACACCATTTTACTGCAATTTGTATCCATGGTATTTAATTTAATTACTCATATTTATTACTCTTATTAGCCTGCAAAGGCTAATCATTTCTCTCTATTTAGATTTTAGACAAATTAGAGCACGCTTTCTCCTGCAAATTAAAACCAAACTTTCACATCAACCCAGCCTACAGCCTAGTCTACTCTCTCCCTCTCGTCATATCACCTCTGCCCCCTTTAGAAATTAGAAATGTTAGTAGTAGTTAAAAGCAACAAGAAGAAAAGGCAAAAAAACTTTAAAGCCAGTGCTGGAATATAATGCTGCTAAGCTTAATTTGGCATGAAAAATGCTTGAAAATTTAATTTCATTAAGTAGGTGCATAACCCAAAAAAtgagtaataattaaatttatgcGTGGTTTGAATGATACTTGATTTAATTCAATACGAATAACTAAGAATAACAGATAGATAAAGTAAAGACAAAATAAACGATCAAACCAATTGCAATACGATGACCAAGCCTGATCTTAGATTGAACAGTGGAATTCGTTCTCGATCGGATCCTCGGTGCAAGCTCGGTTGTGAGTAGGAGTGGAAAACATGCGGGTCgggtcgaaaacgggtaatgaaaaacggataaattatccgacccggtCCATATTTAATACaaataaaaaatgggttaaccggcGAATAATATAGATAAccattatccatgacttcttacatatgatcacttttggaagAATTCTTAGTCTCCTTAACCTGAGAAATCCTCAATTTGAggttttacaaatataaaagttagactcattactgttttcttttaaccattttgtcacCTCTAGTcgtgaataaagaaaagaacaaacaAGTAATGCCTTGAATAGAAGCTAAAAgacaaaaataaatttttttattgcTTTGAATCACGTGTTAAAGTGTGTTAGACTAAATATAAacttccctttatatagtaggagaataTCAATAAtacaaaaaaagtaaaaaaaaaaatctgtaATTGTTTATCCATAATCGGTACTGAACGAGATTCACACTGTAATATCCGGTAGAGGGCGAATATTACGGCCCGCTATCCGACATGCATAACCGTTCACCGCATCTTCCGAAGTATAGAAGTTATAATCGATCCGGGATGCGTCGTATTACCATGTCCGATATCGGATTTATCGTTCATTTTTCGTGAGTCTCGATATGAGAGGTTTTTGGCCTCGATTATTTTAATCACGTCGATCTGTGCTTCCCCTTTGTTCTCTCGTCGGAGAATCGGGAAGATATTGCCTCCGATTTTACCCGTACACATTAGGATTTTATAAAACTTATCCGGAAATGAATGAACAGTAGTGTAAGTGTTAAAACTGGAACAAATGGCATTCTTTCTTTAGTGAACTGAAAAGTTGCTTTCTTTTCAAAACTGGAGATGGATTTGAAAGGCAGTGCAAAGTAAAGACTTTACAAATAGTGCCAATTACAGCAAAGGCACTACGGATAGAAAGGTTGACTACTTTCTTTTGGATCAAGAATATCAGGTTTTTGAAATGTCCTTTTTTCTctatcattttttcatttttagatgAATTCCAGTTTCTTGTTTGTACTACTTTCTAGATGTTGATTTTCTTGTATATGCACACACATTCACTTATTGCCATTAATTCTAAGAGTTGTCAATAGCTTGAAATGCCCTTAATTTTCTTATTTATCATTCTTTTTCACCTTTGAATGAACATtagtttctgtagcaaaatgttTTATTATCTTCTTTTTTAGATGTTAGTTTTCTTGTATATGCACATGCATTGATTAATTGCCATCATGTTTGCTTCAGCTATAGATTCTATAACTATGTTAAGATGAACTTTTTAATTTTAAGTAAGACTGGATTGTTCAGTTCAATTGTACTTATACTTTCAAAGCATTGATCTTGCTGTATAAAGAGTTAATTTATGCTTATTTAAGAGGAGAtttacctttcctttttttttttagtacAGTTAGAGTATCTTTGGATGTGTTGTTACTATATTTGATCATTGAATATGTCTTTTTATTACTTCTTAATAGAAGGGACATCGATCGTAATTCGTAAGTATTTTACTGGTAGAGATTCTAAGAATTGTTAAGAGCATCatccttcttttccccttttgcTGTTGATTTATCTTTTGTGCCTTAGACATAAAACTGCTAGCTTTAAGTCTAGCAACCGAATGCATGTAAAACATCCATTTTCATCCTTTGTTTTGGAGTTATATATTGTATTTCAGTTTTATTTTGTTctgaaaaagcaaaagagaatgAATTGATTATATTTGGACCATTTCTCGATTTGTGCATGTCATTATTGCTCGCTAATCTTCTCCTTTCTTATTTTATCGAATGTCCCCAAAGGAATGAATcgactatatttttttttttggcaattcgctaggcaagcgcctagcgctagttttcttttattaataaatgaaaataaaagtaCAGCAATTAGGaacagtacaaataagggggacaatagcaccggtattgttacctATATGCCTTgactatataatcactcctctgcgcctcacattgcgtTAAGatgacagcctcatgtagaggtgtagctgccggcaatgtctcacgagggcatataatctcatagtcgtgtggatatttttccaaaggcataggaccaaggtaactcaaaccgggctaaaccttaccttactaatcctattgaggctttAAATAGCCTCACCTACTAAcatgcatgtaaaaaataagaactggaaagtaccaaatattcaatgatcatcacagagtttataacatactctgtgatgatattacaaatgagaatactaatataatggtagaataaaatgatgaaggaattaaaatgttgtcccttcttgtccgaacttgtaatttcttcaatttgtagCTCTTTTTCATCACAATCCCAATTGTTCAAGATGTATTCAAAATTCATGATTTCTTGTTTGAACGATTGGACTTTGTAGATGTAGTTGGGGCGGccttcttttgtttggcaactctcattggaggtcgcctaacatttaaaaaatcactaaccttgtcgtcccaactaAATTTCCTTGTATGAGTCCTCTTACCTTTGCCGCTATGCATTGGTGATAGATCCCCTTTTCTTGCTGCCTCTACTCTACAGTGTTGTAACATTGCTTCTTCCTCTCCGTCTTCATACAAGTCTCTCTCCAGGTGCACAGGTTGTTGAACATTTTGGTCGATAACAATTGTTTCCAATGCAGATTGACCTTGTGTATTTGTCACCATTGCCTTGCTTTGATGTTGTTCTATTTTTTGCAATTTGTTCCTGCTCATACTCAACATTCCAGTGCTAGAAGCAGTAGGATTTACAGGATTTAAGGGATTAGAACTCACCATTGCATCCAAGAGTCTTCTTTCCTCTGAAATATCTGGGATGGTTGTAACAATTTGGTTCTGTCCAGAATTTGTTGTTGTGACTTCTCGATCACGTAGATGAGTAGTAGCAGTATTTGTAACATTTGAAGTGTTGGGAATAACTTGTTGTTGTTGCACAATAGTTGTAGGTGTTCCAGCTACTGCATTTTGAATAGCTGGAGATGAAGGACTTTTGGGAATGAAAGCAGGAGCATTGGAGTTCAAATTGCTCATTGGACTGGCTGCTGGCATTCTTTCAGATTTTACCATCGCTAAGGAAGCAATCTCCTCACTTGCACTATCATGATTAGCCTCACGCTCAGCTTCTTCTGATGAATAACTAGCAAAACCATCTCCCCAatcctcttcatcatcatcatcatcccgTTGATCTAGCCAAAATTTGGACTTGATAGCCATCAACCTCAAATTTCCTTGTGGAACTTCATTGTTATTCCCGTTGATAACATAAGTAGCCCAGTTTCACCTTCAACCCCTCCACAAGATTCCATTGACTGCGAAGGAACCTCAAAAAAAGATTTGTTTAAGGTGACCAAAGGTTGTTTGACCATGAGATTGTTTATCATCATTTCTTTTTGAACATCTTTAATGATTTGTTCAACCTGTGGATTAGAGAAGTGCAATGTATGTGCATTGGAGCTGTGTACCTCTGCATTTTGCGCATCAACAGGAACACTGTCCTTCGAAGTAATGAGTCGTTCACCTGTGTTCTTGGacttttgttgttgtgtgttACTGCCTCGAGCTTGTGGCTGCCCATATTTTTGAGTTGTGTTGATCCTCATAGCTTCATGGGCATTCTCTACCATTTTATCTAGCTCTGTATTGGAAATGTGCATTGTTGTTGTAGGATCATCAGGTACTTGACTTTGCTCATCAAAGTGATATTTATCTGTTGCAGTCCCAAGTCTAGCAGCTAAGTCCTTTGCATTTTTCTGCTGAATTACATTGCATGTAACTCTTGTTTTTCCATCAACTGATTGTGTCTCATCACCCTCATTGACCAATGCATTAAAAGAGTTCGCGACTCCAATGACTGTTGATGGTATAATCTGATTTTGAAGAGCTGGAGTTTGCTTCTTGCTAGGTGATTTACTCACCACTGTCCAATTGTTTTGATTTGATGAAAATTGCTGTTGAGTATTAGGTGCATCAGTCGTGCTTGATGAAAGAAATACCTGCCTTGCATTTGCATTCAGTGTTTGGTGCCCCGTTTTACCATGAAGTTGCTCTGAGCCAGACCTTATAGAATCCCCAGCTATGACAGGAACCTCAACTCCTGCTACTGCTGCATTATTCTGAACAAGATCAGTTGTCTCTCCTCTTTTATTagcttcattttttttaatttctgttTGTGTTACTTGTTGATCCTTTTCCTGCCGTTGGCCCTTACAAGATTGCCCAACCTCTTTAACACCAGATCCTCTAACACCAGCAACATCTATACTAGATGTTTGGACAGCTGCTTCAAGAGCAGCAACTTTAGTATTAGGGACCCTTGTAGAAATTGCAGCAGTAGGTTTTGTTAATTCCTGTAGAAATTGCCCATGTGCAACACGATTATTCTTGGAATCTTTAACAACAGGCGCATCTACTTGCAACTCCTCAGAAATCCTGTATAAGGCTGCTTCAACTGGAGCTATTACACCACCATTAAATATTGCTCTTTTATCAACATTTCCAGCACTAACAACCTGACCAGTCTCCTTCATCAGCATTGTTTCCCTAACCAAATCATTGGAAACTCTAGCTAGAGATCGAGCAACTGGGATATCGGCATGAAGTGATGCATTAGTTTTTTGCTGCGACTTAGCAATTAAATAATCCCTGGCATCCCCTTGTAATTTTTCCACCTTACTCATCTCCTCAGCCAAAGCCAAAACTTCAGCAGGCATTACACGATCAATATCAACAGTTTCTTCATGACCTTGCACGTTCCTtgttgtatttttatttaatCTGCGACATGTTTTTTCATCATGTCCTTGATGTTTGCAATAGTTACAATACAATGGTAAGTTATCATAAACAAAATCTTGAAAGAATTCAACAATCTTGCCCGTTTGTTTATCCACAAATTGCAAAAGCAACTTATCAGGTAATTTGTCCATTAAATCAAGAATCACTTTAAATCTTGCAGCACTAGGACGCGACTTAGTCTGGGTAGCTTTGTCTATGGCTATAGGCTTTCCAACAACTGAAGCTATTGACAACAAAGCCTTCATTGCAAAATGCTCTGTTGGCAGATTAGGCAATGAAATCCAGACCACTGCTTTCGTCGTTTCTTCATTTACCTTAAAATCAAGGGACCATGGAAATATTCGGATTTGATGCTCCTTACCATTGTATTTGAAGTAGTTAACTGACCTCGCAAGTGAATTAACGAAGTCTTCATGTTGATCCACCCTGATAAGCAATTGTCGAGGTGTGAGTTGACCAATCAAAGATGGTCCTTTGATTCCGAACAGTTTCGGCAGTACATTTCTTAATGCTATTAGATCTGGTGCATTTGGAGAAAGCTTCACTACAATAGCTTGGTGTAAACCTTCTTCTTTTGCGAATTCCATCCTTTCCTCCATTGAAAACTTGATTGTTGGGACGCCATGAATAATTTCAATTGGTTTCAACAATTTTTGATTCAAAGTAGCAGCTGCCTTTTGTTGGGACAATTGAGCAGCATACGTATGTTGTATGTTATTAGTTTGGTCACTCTTTACAGCTGCTGGAGGTGGTTCGCCCACAGCTAAATGTGTGGGAGATAGATGCACGTTCATAGCTTCTTAGCTGCCCATTGTTGTCGGTAAAGAGAAATCGAGAACTGAAGCTTTTGCGCTACAGTACCTACTACGTTTATCTTCAAATCTGTAGTAGAGGCTATGGATTTGAGGATGAAAACGATTGGGGATTGTGCGCAATGAGAAGACGCTTCTTTTGAGACCAATTTGGTGAATTTCCACTGCCGGAATATGGAGTTATTGCCGGTCAACTGTTGCGTAGCTACTGTTCATCGCAGCTAGAGAGAGAAAAACTTAATATGTGAATCGACTATATTTGAATGCATTGGTTGACTTGATTTTCCAATCTCAGGAAAATGTCATCGAAAGGTGTCAAAAGAAAACGATCAGGTGCTGATGAAGATATAATTAGCAACTTGCCACGAAATTTGATAGCTTGCATCCTAGGGAAAATGCCTATACGTGAAGCTGTAAGAACCAGCGTTTTTTCTAAAAAGTGGAGATATTACTACTTAAACATTCCACAGTTAGTATTTGATGACCAGTTTTGCAAAGAACTTGATGACTTCTCTGTGAATAAAGGAGCCAATATTTATGCGCTCAAGTTCTATCAATTTGATGAAATTATCACCAAATCTCTTATGCTTCATCCTGGCGGATTAGAGAGATTTAAAGTATGCATTCCTTTTAATCCTTCAACTGTGGTTCCTTATGTGAACAAATGGATACTATGTTTATCTTTCAGAAAAATCAAGGAATTAACCTTAATTTACAAGAAGGTTTATACGGATCATCATCATAAGTTGCCTCCTTCGTTCTTCTCTTGTCTGCACTTGACATCGTTGAAGCTTATTAATTTTGTTCGTTCGCCGCCACTAGAGTTTAAAGGCTTCCCTAATCTCCGCCATTTAATACTTTCTGGGGTCGACTTTACAAACAACTGTTTTGAGAGTTTTATTTCCAGCTGCCCCATACTTAAAAGGCTATTCTTGGGTGGTTGCTCTGGCATTCATCATTTTATTATCAGTGGTTCTAAACTTCAGAGGTTGTTCACCAAGGCTGATGATAATTTCAAATCAATCTCCTTAGAGAAGGCTCCTAACTTGTCTGAAGTTTATGTATCTCTGGGGGGAGTTGTAAAAGGTCCAGAAGAAAATGGTGTCTTTGATTTGGTATCGTTTATGGTAGCTTGCCTGAAGTCAAAGTACTTAGTGTTGATAGCAAATTTCTGCAGGTTAGTGCTAACCGAAATTTCTGTTTCAAGTATTCTTGTTTTGTTTAATCTTATTAAAATGATGTATTCTCATATCCTTCTTTCAGCTCCTAGCTGAAACTCCAGTTCCCCCTATGCTATCGACATCGCCACTCTCCCTAAAGATTATTAAACTCAAAGGTGTAAACTTTATGGACTTTGGCCAGATATCTTTGGCTGCCAGCTTGATTAGAAGGGCTACGAATTTGCAAGAACTTCATATTGAGGTAATTAACTTAAACCCTCCTAATTTATGATACTTTGTTTTGGAAACGAATAAGCACTTAGTAAACGTACATCTGCTTTATTTTCGTGTAGGCTTCTACAGTCAAGCTAAACCAGGAACAAGTCTCATGTTATCTAGAACTCCTGGACTGCATAACCTTTCCCCTTAGCAAGCTTCATCTGGTCAAGTTAACGAATATCTCAGCTTTCGATCCTGAGTTTGGGTTTATCCGGTTCCTTCTCCTTAGCTCGCCATCACTCGTGACAATGAGCATCCTGGAGCACCCCCAACTTGAAGCAGAAAAAGCATTAAATATAGTTAGGAAGCTGCTCCAGTTGCGGCCACCATCAGCAGCGTCTATAGATTTCTCGAGGGGcagtaaaaatttaaaaaaatgagcGTTTCATAGTGTTAGTTTCAGGGAACTGGTCAGGTCATTAGACCACTTGCTGCATAGTTGACATTTCTGATTTGACTTCTTCCTCCTCGATCTCCTTCACTTTTGTTGTTTACTAGTAGTATATTTATTTTGTAGTTTAACTACGTACAAGTGTTTGGTACGATTTAACTGTGAGCGAAATGATTTGCTCAGGCTCAAATTTCTCAACCGTTCAAGGGTATTATTTGACAAAAAATGTAAATCTTCGATTTAACTAATTAAATTTAGGTAAACGAGGGTCAATCTTTGTTAACAATAATATCCTAAAGAGAAACGCCCAGTGGTATAGCAAATGATACGCAGATATGCTCCAACAGATATGACGGCGAATAATAGTCAATATTCAAGAATAAATAGAAGTAAAGTGGCATTGAATATTGATGAACAGTAATGAATATTCTCTCTGACAACCGAGAATGATGAATAAATTTTTGAGTGCCCGAGATATTATCAGATCTAGTGGAAAAGTCTTGGCAAGAATCTTAGGAAAAGGGATGTTTTTGTGTGCTTAGGTTTGAAACCCGATCTTTCTCTTTTTCAAGTCAAAAGTGtcttttacaaaaatgaatatcTCATGTGCCTTAGCACATCTCCAACTTCCCCTGTTTCTTCATAATGGGGACAATTTTTGCCATAATCTCCCCCATTTTGCCCCCAAAATGGAGATGAATAGTGTTACTCCAAATATGGATGGACACTATTCATTTCCTCCATTACTATTCAtgcttattttattattattattattattatttaaattttttaatttatctctttatgtatacctaattatgtttatgtaatatctttataatattaattttacatcttaactttggcatataattttgataaattaattttcgtgcatttattatttttatgtaaaattataagttaattatattataagttataattgtacaaaaaatatataatcatctcaaaaaatgaatgacgcaaatataaaatattagatgttgctaaaagataataatgtaatattgaaaagagagaagaatataaaatggaatatttttttttggagtaAATGAAGTAATGTTTGGAGTAACTTTACTCCATTTTGGAGTTTACTGTATTTTGGAGGAGAAAATGGAGGCAAGGGTTGGAGATGACTTTATCATAGTGTCTCTTTCTTTTTATAGGCAACATGTTCCTAGAACCTAATAGTACAAGTGCAAAGAATATTCACTAGAATATTCTCCTTCAGGTCCTATCTTAAAGCTAACCGTTATAACTCTGTCAGAGACCCACGACCTCGACATCGGCTATTGACGACTGCTCGATTTCGATCTTTTTTTACTCTTCGGCCCACGACCTTCATTGTTGATTAGATCACTTCAACTCATGGCGACCTAGAAATGCTTTACCGATACCATTTTAACTTATATTCTAGAGCTAAGATTTCGACCCATATAGGTATGACTTCGAACAAATGGTGCTTCTATCCAGCATAATGGCTTTACTAGCTTGCTTCGACTTAATGATTACTGCAAAGATATATTGTAAAATACAATTATAACATGTGGAAAATAATTTACAATTTGAATTACtctctgcacttcttgtgtagaTTTTGGAATCGGTCCCAGCGGCGATTATTAGTGTGCTCGGATAGGACAGCTTGTGAAAACTTGAGGTACATCTCAGTGCCCGCAGCTTCTGGA
Coding sequences within:
- the LOC104213678 gene encoding F-box/FBD/LRR-repeat protein At1g13570-like; its protein translation is MSSKGVKRKRSGADEDIISNLPRNLIACILGKMPIREAVRTSVFSKKWRYYYLNIPQLVFDDQFCKELDDFSVNKGANIYALKFYQFDEIITKSLMLHPGGLERFKVCIPFNPSTVVPYVNKWILCLSFRKIKELTLIYKKVYTDHHHKLPPSFFSCLHLTSLKLINFVRSPPLEFKGFPNLRHLILSGVDFTNNCFESFISSCPILKRLFLGGCSGIHHFIISGSKLQRLFTKADDNFKSISLEKAPNLSEVYVSLGGVVKGPEENGVFDLVSFMLLAETPVPPMLSTSPLSLKIIKLKGVNFMDFGQISLAASLIRRATNLQELHIEQYRDMVFHFPLYLQIANEAFAASLISLIEAVGNVVLGSIFPHLCPLVYFVQVLLDDYCYIET